Genomic segment of Streptomyces roseifaciens:
CCTCACAGCCGGCCCGCCTCCACGATCCGCCGCAGGAACTTCCGGGTGCGCTCCTGCCGCGGTGCGCCGAAGACCTCGGCGGGGGTGCCGCGCTCCAGCACGACCCCGCCGTCCAGGAAGCACACCTGGTCGGCGACGTCCCGGGCGAAGCCCATCTCGTGGGTGGCCAGGACCATCGTCATGCCGTCCTCCTTGAGGTCGCGCACGACGCCCAGCACCTCCCCGACGAGCTCGGGGTCGAGGGCGGCGGTGATCTCGTCCAGGAGCAGCAGCCGGGGCCGGCCGGCGAGCGCCCGTACGATCGCCACCCGCTGCTGCTGGCCGCCGCTGAGCCGGTCCGGGTACTCGCCGGCCTTGCCGCCCAGCCCGAGCCGCTCCAGGAGCTCCCGCGCCCGCTCCTCGGCCTCCGCGCGGGCGACGCCGTGCACCCGCCGCGGCGCCAGCGTGATGTTGTCGAGCACGGTCATGTGCGGGAAGAGGTTGTAGGCCTGGAAGACGACGCCGATGCGGCGGCGGACGGCGTCGGGGTCCACGCGCGGGTCGGTGATGTCCTCGCCGTCGAGGAGGATCGCGCCGTCGTCGATCTCCTCCAGCAGGTTGGCGCAGCGCAGCAGCGTCGACTTGCCCGATCCGGAGGCGCCGATGAGCGCGGTCACCGTGTGCGGGGCGACCTCCAGGTCCACGTCGCGCAGCACGACCGTGCCGCCGAAGGTCTTGCGCACGGCCTCCATCCGCAGCACGGGCTCCGGAGCGGTGTCCGTCACGGTGCTCATACGATCCCTCCCTGTGCCCGCCGGCGGTCCGTCCGTGCCGTGACCCAGTCGGTGAACCGGGTCATGGGGATGGTGAGGGCGACGAAGATGAGCCCGGCGACGACGTACGGCGTGTAGTTGAAGCTCTTGCTGGAGAGGATCTGCGCCGCGTAGACGGCGTCCACCGCGCCGGCGATCGAGACGAGGCCGGTGTCCTTCTGCAGGGACACCAGGTCGTTGAGGAGCGGCGGCACGACCCGGCGCACGGCCTGCGGCAGGATGACGTGGCGCAGGGTCTGCCGGGCGCTGAGGCCCAGCGAGCGGGCGGCGGCGCGCTGGCTGGGGTGCACGGACTCGATGCCCGCACGGAAGACCTCGGCGACGTAGGCCGAGTACGTCAGGACGAGCGCGGTCCCGCCCAGCAGCACCGGGTCGGTCGTCACGCCCTGCAGCCGCAGGGCCGGGACGCCGAAGACGACCATCAGCAGGCAGATCACGAGCGGCAGCCCGCGGAAGAAGTCGGTGTAGGCGGTGGCGAGCGCGCGCAGGGGGAAGAAGACGGGGCCGCGCAGCGTACGGGCGACCGCTATCAGCAGCCCGAGGACGAGCACGGCCGCTCCGCAGACGACCAGCAGGCGCAGGTTCAGCCACAGTCCGTCGAGGACCTTGGGCAGCGCCTCGCGCGCGTAGTGCCCGCTGAGAAACGTTTCACGGGTGCGCTGCCAGCCGGGGGAGTTGACGACGGCGAGGAACAGCACGGCGCCCGTGATCAGCGTGCTGGACGCGGCGACGGCCGTGGCGCGGCGTGCCCGGGCGCGTTTGAAGCGCTCCCGCTCCAGGCGGCGCGCCGAGGGGGTGTAGGTGTCCTCGGCGGCTTCCTTCGTCAGGGACGGTGCGGTGCCCTCGGGGACGGCGGCCGCTTCCCCGGGGCTCACTTGAGCACCGGGGCGTCGGCGGCCTCGGAGAGCCACGTCTTCTCCAGCCGGGCGAGCGTGCCGTCCTTGCGGAGGGAGTCGACGGCGCCGGAGACGCACGAGGTGAGGCGGCTGCCCTTGTCGAGGACGAAGCCGAACTGCTCGGGCTTGTCTCCCGCGCTGCCGAACTGGCCGACGATGCGGGCGTCCCGGACCTCGGCGGAGGTGATGTAGAAGGCGGTCGGCAGGTCGACGACGATCGCCTCGACCTGGCCGTTCTTGAGCGCGGTCTTGGCGTAGTCGTTCTTCTGGAAGACGGCGGGCGGCCGGTCGGGCCCGATGACGTCGTTCACGACGTCGAGGCTGGTGGTGCCGACCTGGGCGCCGAGCTTGACGTGCTTGAGGTCGGCTGCGCTCCGGGCCTTGGCGGCGGGGGAGTCCTTGAGGGCGATGACGGCCTGGCGGACGTCGTAGTAGCCGGAGGAGAAGTCGACGGCCCGGCGGCGCTCGTCGCTGACGGAGATCTGGTTGATGTCGAGGTCGAACTTCTTGGCGCCCGGGGCGACGGCCGTGTTGAACGGAACGGTCTGCCAGGCCACGTCGGCCCGGCCGTACCCGAGCCGCTCGGCCAGCGCGTAGGCGACGGCCGATTCGAAGCCCTTGCCGTTGGAGGGGTCGTCGTCCTGGAACCAGGGCGCGTAGGCGGGCTTGTCGGTGCCGAAGGTCAGCTTGCCGGAGGTCTGCGTGGCCAGTTTCTCCTTCGTGCACGCCGCCGCGGACGGTGCGGAGGAGGACTTCGCGGAGCCGGAGCCGGAGCCGGAGGCGGAATCGGTGTCGTCCTGGGGAGCACAGCCGGCGGCGGCCGTGAGCAGGACGGCGAGGCAGGCGGCGAGGGGGGCCGTGCGGCGGTGGGTGGCGGGCGCGGCCGGGGTGGCGGTGCGGCGCGTGGGCCGGGTGACGACGGGCATGGCGGGAGACTGGCAGCGTGATCATGGCCCTGTCCAGGTCGGACCGCCGACCGTCCGCATAGCGGAAGACTGTTGCACTTTCATGAATTCACCGGCGGCGCGGGGGTAGGCCCGGGGGACGGGGACAGGGGCGTCCGGGGGCGGTGCACGGCCGGGTGGACCCGGGGAATGGCCGGATCTCGGCTAGAACAGCTCATGGGGCCTGTGGGACTGCTGTGGCAGAAACATCCCCATGGGTACACATATGGCGGAGGTGTGCAGGAAAAACGGCGGCCCGACCGGGGGTTCGGCAGGATAATTTATGGCCTCCCCTCTTGAGCGGGAGAAGCGCGCACGGATACGGTGTCTTAACACCAAGTTCTCCCGAGGAGGGGCAGCCATGACGGAAATCCTTGCGTCGTCGGCGATAGCGACCGACAATTCGGCCGCCGACCCGGTGATCGATCACCCCGCGTGGGGGGTTCTCAAGGACGCCGTGGAAACGATCCGGCCTTGGCAGTCCCAGGACGGCTCCATCGACCTCACCGCGGAGGGCGCCCCACCGGGCGAGGCCGTCCGGGCCCAGGTGGAGCGGGTCGTGGAGGCCGTCGAGCAGCTCTCGCCGCTCGTCCCGCACGACTCCGCCTACCACACGGCCCTGGTCGCGGACCTGCGCCGCTGGGCCGACACCGGCTTTGCCGTGCCGGACTTCCTCGACTCGCTGCTGGCCTTCCAGCCGGCCGCCCACCGCGAGGACGGCCGCCAGCACCTGGTCGTCTTCCCGATGTACACCCAGAACGGCAACCCCGACCGGAACTTCGAGGCCGTCGTCCTGCGCATGGTCTGGCCCGAGTGGCTCTCCGAGCTGGAGCGCACCCGCTACGACAACCCGCTCTTCCTCGGCATCACCTTCGAGGACTTCACCGCGGGCTACGACACCAACTCCGCCGTGCTCTTCCCGGAGACCATCGCCGTCCGCGAGGCCCCCGAGCGCTTCACCTGGGGCGGCATCTTCTGCGACCGCGAGGCGGCCCGCTTCCGCCGGGTCACCGAGGCGGCCGTCTCCGCCCTCGGCCTGGAGCTCCCCGCCGACATCCAGGAGATGGTCGGCGACCAGCACCGCTGCGAGCAGGCCTTCGTCCTGTGGGACATGGTCCACGACCGCACGCACAGCCACGGCGACCTGCCGTTCGACCCCTTCATGATCAAGCAGCGGCAGCCGTTCTGGATGTACGGCCTGGAGGAGCTGCGCTGCGACCTCACGGCCTTCAAGGAGGCCGTGAAGCTGGAGGCCGAGGGCAACGCGCACGGCCGTGACGTGCAGTACGCCGTCCTCTTCGACCGGATGTTCCGCTTCCCGGTCACCGGCGACCGCGTCCGCAACTACGACGGGCTCGGCGGTCAGCTGCTCTTCGCGTACCTCCACCGGCACGACGTCGTACGCTGGACGGACAACACTCTGCACATCGACTGGGACCGCGCCCCGCAGGTCACCAACCAGCTCTGCGGCGAGATCGAGAAGCTCTACCGCGACGGCATCGACCGGCCCAAGCTGGTCCACTGGCTCGCCGCCTACGAGCTGGTCTCCACCTACCTCGCCCCGCACCCCGGCTCCGTCTGGGCCAAGGGTCCCGAGGCCCTCGACCTCACCCAGCCGCCCCGCAAGCTCGTGGACGACGTGCTGCCGGACGAGTTCCCGCTCAGCATGTTCTACGAGGCGCTTGCCAAGAAGCTGCGTCACGTGATCGCCTCGACCAAGGGGATCACCGCGGCGAAGGCCGAGCAGGTGGCCGCGTGAGCGAGCAGACGAAGGAGACGACCATGAGCACTCCCACCAACGGCAACGGCCGGCTGGACGGCGCCGTCGTGGCCGTGGCGGGGGCCGCGGGCCCCGCGGGCCGTGCCACGCTGCTGCGACTGGCCGAGGCCGGTGCCACGGTCGTCGCCTCCGACGCGGACGCCGCCCGCCTCGCCGAGGCCGTGGACGCCGCCCGCTACGCCCACGGCGGTGCCACCGTCACGGGCGACACCGTGGACCTGCTGGACCTGGAGGCCACGCGCCGCTGGGTGGACCGCACCGAGAAGGAGTTCGGCCGCATCGACGGCCTGGTCCACCTCGTGGGCGGCTGGCGCGGCTCGGCCTCCTTCGCCGAGACCGACCTCGCCGACTGGGAGCTGCTCGAGAAGCTGCTCATCCGCACCGTGCAGCACACCTCGCTGGCCTTCGAGCCCGCCCTGCAGCGCAGCGGAAACGGCCGGTTCCTGCTCATCAGCGCGGCGGGCGCCAGCAAGCCCACCGCGGGCAACGCCGCCTACGCCGCCTCCAAGGCCGCCGCCGAGGCGTGGACGCTCGCCCTCGCCGACTCCTTCCGCAAGGCTGCGGGCGAGGACGCGCCGTCGGCCGCCGCCGCCATTCTGATCGTCAAGGCACTGGTGCACGACGCCATGCGCGCCGAGCGCCCGAACGCGAAGTTCGCGGGCTTCACCGACGTCAAGGACCTCGCCGAGGCCATCGTCGGCGTGTGGGAAAAGCCCGCCCAGGAAGTGAACGGAACCCGTCTGTGGCTGACTCCGCAAGCGTGAGCACGACCCCGTCGGCCGCGACCGACGCGATACGCCGGCACGACCCCGAGGTGCGCGGCTTCGCCAGCGACAACTACGCGGGCGCGCACCCCGAGATCCTCGCGGCGCTCGCCCTCGCCAACGGCGGCCACCAGGTCTCCTACGGCGAGGACGACTACACCGCCCACCTCCAGGACGTGATGCGCGGGCACTTCGGCCCCACCGCCGAGGCGTTCCCGGTCTTCAACGGGACGGGCGCCAACGTCGTCGCCCTCCAGGCCCTGACCGAGCGCTGGGGCGCGGTGATCTGCGCCGGCAGCGCGCACATCCACGTCGACGAGTGCGGTGCGCCCGAGCGCGTCGGCGGCCTGAAGCTGCTGACCGTGCCCACCGAGCACGGCAAGCTCACCCCGGAGCTGATCGACCGCGAGGCCTTCGGCTGGGACGACGAGCACCGGGCGCAGCCCCAGGTCGTGTCGATCACCCAGACCACCGAGCTGGGCACGTGCTACACGCCCGAGGAGATCCGGGAGATCTGCGACCACGCCCACGAGCGGGGCATGAAGGTCCACCTCGACGGCGCGCGCATCGCCAACGCCGCGGCCACGCTCGGCGTGCCGCTGCGGGCCTTCACCACCGACGCCGGCGTGGACGTGCTCTCCTTCGGCGGCACGAAGAACGGCATGGTCTTCGGCGAGTGCGTCGTCGTCCTGAACCCGGACGCGGTGCGGGCGATGAAGCACCTGCGCAAGATGTCCATGCAGCTCGCCTCCAAGATGCGGTTCGTCTCGGCCCAGTTCGAGGCCCTGCTCAGCGGCGACCTGTGGCTGCGCAGCGCCTCGCACGCCAACGCCATGGCCGCGCGCCTGGCCGAGCGCGTGCGGACCGTCGAGGGCGTGGAGGTCCTGCACCCGGTGCAGTCCAACGCCGTCTTCGCCCGGCTCCCGCACGACGTGAGCGAGCGCCTGCAGAAGCGCTACCGCTTCTACTTCTGGGACGAGGGCGCCGGCGACGTGCGCTGGATGTGCTCCTTCGACACCACCGAGGCCGACGTCGACGCCTTCGCGGCGGCGCTCGCCGAGGAGATGGGCCGGCAGTAGGGGCCCGCGCCCGTCCGTCCGGAAACGGCGGGAACGGGCGGAAAAGAGCAGCAAGAAGCCCCCGGCCGCGCTCGCGGCCGGGGGCTTCTCCTTCGGTTCCGTGGGATTTGTACGGGGCCTAGCCGCGCCGGTCCGCGGCGGCCGCCGCGTGCGGTGCGGGCGCCGTGCCGCCGAGGTGGGCCGGGATCCACCAGGTGTCGTTCGCGTCCTTGGGGCGCACGGGATAGGCGCGCTGGGCCGCCTCCAGGAGATCCTGCACCCGGGAGCGCACCCGGTCGGTGACGGTGTCCGCGTGCTCGGCGGGGTCGGCGGTCATCGGCTCGCCGACCCGTATGGTGATCGGCACGTGGTTGCGGCCCAGGTCGCGCTTGTGACCCTTGGTCCACAGCCGCTGGGTGCCCCACAGCGCCATCGGCAGCAGCGGCACCCCGGCCTCCTGCGCGAGCCGCGCCGCGCCGGACTTGAAGTTCTTGAGCGTGAACGACTGGGAGATCGTCGCCTCCGGGAAGACACCGATGATCTCGCCCGAGCGCAGCGCCGAGAGCGCGTGCTTGTAGGCGTCCATGCCGGCCGCGCGGTCCACGGGGATGTGCTTCATCGCGCGCATCAGCGGCCCCGACACCTTGTGCCGGAAGACGGACTCCTTCGCCATGAACCGCACCAGCCGCTTGGCGGGGCGGGCGGTCAGGCCGCAGAAGACGAAGTCGAGGTAGCCGATGTGGTTGCTCACCAGGACCGCCCCGCCCCGCGCCGGGACGTGCTCGGTTCCCTGGATGTCGAAGCGCAGGTCGAGCGCCTTGAACATGGTGCGGGCGACACCGATCACCGGGGGATAGACGAGCTCTGCCATCGGGGGAGGTTCCTTCCGGGCCTGGGGAGGGGACTCCCGGCTGAAGTGCTGCTTCTGTTGCTGATGTACTGCTGTCCCGCCGTACATCGGCGTACCGGCTAAGTTACGCGGCCGTAGGGTGTGGCTTCTGGCAGATCGTGCCTGAATGCCCGGCCCGGGGCCAGCGAGGACGGCCCGGCGGCCGCGAGATCCTCATCACGTAGGCCGGAAACCAGCCGGAAATCACCGGCGGGTGCGGCGGAATTTTCTCCGGTGCCCATGGCGCTGCACCTGGGGACGCATGGCCGGTCGAGGCCTGGACGGAACGGGAAGGCGGGGCGGAGCGTGCTGCGCGAGGGCGACGAGGGGCTGCGGCTGGAGGCCGCCGACATCGGCGGGGAGCTGGGGGAGCGCGCCACGCTCGTGCAGTTCTCCAGCGCCTTCTGTCAGCCCTGCCGGGCGACCAGGCGCACCCTGGAGCAGGTCGTGGCCATGGTCGGCGGGGTCGCCCACGTCGAGGTCGACGCGGAGGCGCACCTCGCCCTCGTACGGGCCCTGGAGATCACCGCGACGCCCACCGTCCTCGTCCTCGACGCCGCCGGCCGCATCGTGCGCCGCGCGGCCGGGCAGCCGCGCAAGGCCGACGTCATCGCGGCGCTCGGCGCGGCGGTGTGAGCCGCGGTGATCGTGATCCCTCTCCCATCTCCCGGGCCGCCCTTGACGCTCCGCACCGCGAATCGTCAGTGTGACGTCGTGTGGCCAGGACCGTTTCTCCACGGACGCGCGCACGTCGACCTGCTGCGGACGGCGAGCGCGTGCTGTCCGGGCGCGTGAGCGACGCGACGACCGTTCGGATCGGCTCGACCCTCCAGCAGAAGGACAGTTCCATGACGGCCATGCCCGGGCTCGGCACCTCCCTCGCCACCCCCGAACTGCTGCGCTCCGTCTTCCGCCGGCACGCCGCCGGCGTCGCCGTGATCACCGCGCAGGGTGCGCGCCCGGTCGGCTTCACGGCCACCTCGCTGACGTCCGTCGCCGCGGAGCCTCCCCTGGTCTCCTTCGGGGTGGGCACCGGCTCGTCCAGCTGGCCCGTGCTCGCCGAGGCGGAACACGTCGGCGTGCACATACTCGGCGAGCACCAGCGGGAGCTGGCCGCGACCTTCGCGCGCAGCGGTGCCGACCGCTTCGCCGCGCCCACGAGCTGGCGTCCCGGGCCGGAGGGCGTGCCGCTGCTGGACGGCGTCCTCGCGTGGCTGGTGTGCCGCGTGGTGGCCCGGGTGCCCGCCGGGGACCACCGGGTCGTGCTCGCCGAGGTCGTCGCGGGCGACTCCGCGGGGGCGGGCCGTCCGCTCGTCTATCACCAGGGGCGCTTCAACGGTCTGCGGGACTGAGACGTCCCGCGTTCCCCGCGTTGGACAGATCACAGCCGACCGGCCTTGCGCCCGGGTGAACGGGTCGGTGTACTGACGAGTAACATTCCGTTCGAGGCGCGGCCCGCCACGGGCGGAATCCGCCCCACAAGGCGCCTATGCTGCCTGCCAAGGCAGCTACGAAGAGACGATGCAGTAGGAGAGCCGGCGTGAGCTTGAGGATCGTTGTCACTGTGAAGTACGTGCCCGACGCCACCGGCGACCGGCACTTCGCCGAAGACCTGACCGTCGACCGCGACGACGTTGACGGCCTGCTCTCGGAGCTCGACGAGTACGCGGTCGAGCAGGCGCTGCAGATCAAGGAGGCGGCCGACGACGACGCGGAGATCACCGTCCTGACCGTCGGCCCCGAGGACGCCAAGGACGCGCTGCGCAAGGCGCTTTCCATGGGTGCGGACAAGGCCGTCCACGTCGAGGACGACGACCTCCACGGCACCGACGCCCTCGGCACCTCGCTGGTGCTGGCCAAGGCCCTGGAGCACGTCGGCTACGACCTGGTCGTCTCCGGCATGGCCTCCACCGACGGCGGCATGGGCGTCGTCCCGGCGATGCTCGCCGAGCGCCTGGGCGTCCCGCAGGTCACCCTGCTCTCCGAGGTCAAGGTCGAGGACGGCAAGGTCACCGGCCGCCGCGACGGCGACGCCGCCAGCGAGCAGCTGGAGGCCTCCCTCCCGGCCGTCGTCTCCGTGACCGACCAGTCCGGCGAGGCCCGCTACCCGTCCTTCAAGGGCATCATGGCGGCCAAGAAGAAGCCGGTGGAGTCCCTGGACCTCTCCGACCTCGGCCTCGAGGCCGAGGAGGTCGGCCTGGAGGGTGCCTGGACCAAGGTCGACGAGGCCACGGAGCGCCCGGCCCGCACGGCCGGCACCGTCGTCAAGGACGAGGGCGAGGGCGGCAAGCAGCTCGCCGAGTTCCTCGCGGGCCAGAAGTTCATCTGAGCTCTCTGATCCCGAACGAACCGTCACCCGCCCCACTTTTTCCGCAGGAGCAACGCCATGGCTGAAGTCCTCGTCTACGTCGACCACGTGGACGGCGCCGTCCGCAAGCCCACCCTCGAACTGCTCACCCTCGCCCGCCGCATCGGCGAGCCCGTCGCCGTGCACCTGGGCGCCGGTGCCGACGCCGCGGCCGCCGTGCTCGGCGAGTACGGCGCGGTGAAGGTCCTCGCGGCCGACGCGTCCGAGTTCGCCGACTACCTCGTCGCGCCGAAGGTCGACGCGCTGGAGGCCGCGTACAACGCCGTCTCGCCGGCCGCCGTGCTGCTGCCGTCCTCCGCCGAGGGCAAGGAGATCGCGGCCCGCCTCGCGGTCCGCATCGGCTCCGGCATCATCACCGACGCCGTCGACCTGGAGGCCGGCGCCGAGGGCCCGGTGGCCACGCAGTCCGTCTTCGCGGCCTCGTACTCCACCAAGTCCCGCGTCACCAAGGGCACCCCGGTCATCACCGTCAAGCCCAACTCCGCCGCTCCGGAGGCCGCCCAGGCCGCCGGCACGGTCGAGCAGCTCGCCGTCGCCTTCGGCGAGAAGTCCACCGGCACCAAGGTCGTCTCCCGCACCCCGCGCGAGTCGACGGGCCGCCCCGAGCTGACCGAGGCCGCGATCGTGGTCTCCGGCGGCCGCGGCGTCAACGGCGCCGAGAACTTCTCGATCATCGAGGCCCTGGCCGACTCGCTCGGCGCGGCCGTCGGCGCCTCCCGCGCCGCCGTGGACGCCGGCTGGTACCCGCACACCAACCAGGTCGGCCAGACCGGCAAGTCCGTCTCGCCGCAGCTGTACATCGCGGCGGGCATCTCCGGCGCCATCCAGCACCGGGCCGGCATGCAGACCTCGAAGACCATCGTGGCCGTCAACAAGGACGCCGAGGCCCCGATCTTCGACCTGGTCGACTACGGCGTGGTCGGCGACCTCTTCGAGGTCGTCCCGCAGCTGACCGACGAGGTCAAGACCCGCAAGGGCTGACCCCGCGGCACCACCGTGCCGAGGCCCCCGTACGCGACGGCGTGCGGGGGCCCCGTCATGCACGGACGGCCCTGCCCGCCGGCGGCCGCCGTCCTGTTGACCCGCCGCCGGGCCGTCGATAGCTTCGCCCGCACGGACGATCGGTTCCGTCTGTGGAGGTACCTTCCGGCACCGGCCGGGAGGCTGTGCGGAGGGGTGTGCCATGGGACAGCACGGGACGGTCGCGACGACCTTCGCGAGCGCGGTGGGGGAGCGCATAGGCGCCTCCCTCGCGGGCGTCGACGCCGAGCTCGCGCGCCGCTACCCCGGCGACCCCGGCACCCGCCAGCCCGTCCACACCGTCTACGTCCCCGCCGACGTCTTCGCCGCCGACACCGTCCGCTTCTGGGGCGGCCGGGCGCTCGCCGCCCTCGACGAGCACGCGCCCGACGCCGCCTCCCTCGCCGCCGTCCTCGGCCTCCCCGAGGCCCTCGCCGGCCCCGTCCACGACCGCGTGCGCGCCAAACTGGAGCGGGAGCCCGTCGAGGACCTCCGCATCGACTTCGAGGACGGCTACGGGCCGCGCCCCGACGACGAGGAGGACGCGGCGGCCGCCCGTGCGGCACGGCTGGTGGCCGGGATGTACGAGGAGGGCACCGCGGCGCCCTTCATGGGCATCCGCATGAAGTGCATGGAGGCGGCCGTCCGGGACCGCGGCATCCGCACCCTCGACATCTTCCTCACCGGCCTGATGGAGGCCGGAGGGCTGCCCGAAGGGCTGCTCCTCACCCTCCCCAAGGTCACCTACGCCGAGCAGGTGGCCGCCATGGCCGAGCTCGCCGGGGAGTTCGAGAAGGCGCGGGGGCTGGAGCCCGGCCGGATCCGCTTCGAGATACAGATCGAGACCACGCAGGCGATCCTCGGGGCCGACGGGCGCGCCACCGTCGCCCGGATGATCGACGCGGCGGGCGGCCGCGCGACCTCGCTGCACTACGGAACCTTCGACTACAGCGCCGCCTGCGGCGTGGGCGCCGCGCACCAGTCGCCCGACCACCCCGTGGCCGACCACGCGAAGGCCGTCATGCAGGTGGCCGCTGCGGGCACCGGCGTCCGCGTCTCCGACGGCTCGACCAACGTCCTGCCCGTCGGGCCGACACCCCAGGTGCACGCCGCCTGGCGGCTCCACCACGGCCTCGTGCGCCGGTCGTTGACGCGCGCCTACTACCAGGGCTGGGACATGCACCCGGGTCATCTGCCCACCCGCTACGCCGCGGTGTACGCCTTCTACCGCGAGGGCCTGGAGAGCGCGGCCGCCCGCCTGGACGCCTACGTCAACCGCTCCGGCGGCGACATCCTCGACGAGCCCGCCACCGCGCGGGCGCTCAGCGGTCACCTGCTGCGCGGCCTGGACTGCGGCGCCGTGGACGCGGCGGAGGTGACGGCCCTGACGGGCCTGAGCCGCGACGGCCTGGAGGGGCTCGCCGGGCGGACGGGCTGAACTCCCGCCCCAGGTTCCTCCCTCAGCCCTCGGTGGGGGGCAGCTCGCCCGAGCCGCGGACGATCAGACGGGTCGGCAGCTCCACCCGCTGCGGCGGCTCCGCCACCCCGTCCAGCCGGCGGAACAGCCGTTCGGCGGCGGTGCGGCCCAGCCGGGCCGCGTCCTGGGCGACGACGGTGACGCCGGGGGAGAGCAGGTCGGCCAGTTCGAGGTCGTCGAAGCCCACGAGGGCGACCGGGCGGGGCGAGCGGGCCAGGACGCGTACGACCGTGGCCGTCACCCGGTTGTTGCCGGCGAACAGCGCGGTCACCGGCTGCGGCCCGGCGAGCATCCGCTCCGCCTCGGCGCGCACGTGCTCGGGAGCCGTGGGTCCCAGGGACACCCAGGACTCGTCCACGGGCAGGCCGGCGGCGGCCATGGCGGCGCGGTAGCCGCGCAGCCGCTCCGTGGCGGTGTGGATGCGCGGGCGGTCGCCGATGAAGCCGATGCGGCGGTGGCCGTGCGCGACGAGGTGGGCGACGCCCTCGCGGGCGCCGCCGAAGCTGTCGGAGAGCACGACGTCGGCGTCGGTCCGGC
This window contains:
- a CDS encoding electron transfer flavoprotein subunit alpha/FixB family protein — encoded protein: MAEVLVYVDHVDGAVRKPTLELLTLARRIGEPVAVHLGAGADAAAAVLGEYGAVKVLAADASEFADYLVAPKVDALEAAYNAVSPAAVLLPSSAEGKEIAARLAVRIGSGIITDAVDLEAGAEGPVATQSVFAASYSTKSRVTKGTPVITVKPNSAAPEAAQAAGTVEQLAVAFGEKSTGTKVVSRTPRESTGRPELTEAAIVVSGGRGVNGAENFSIIEALADSLGAAVGASRAAVDAGWYPHTNQVGQTGKSVSPQLYIAAGISGAIQHRAGMQTSKTIVAVNKDAEAPIFDLVDYGVVGDLFEVVPQLTDEVKTRKG
- a CDS encoding LacI family DNA-binding transcriptional regulator, whose protein sequence is MKDVAARAGVGLKTVSRVVNGEPGVTPDTERRVQDAITALGFRRNDSARILRKGRTASIGLVLEDLADPFYAPLNRAVEEVARAHGALLINGSSAEDPERERELALAFCARRVDGLIIIPAGDDHRYLEPEIAAGIATVFVDRPAGRTDADVVLSDSFGGAREGVAHLVAHGHRRIGFIGDRPRIHTATERLRGYRAAMAAAGLPVDESWVSLGPTAPEHVRAEAERMLAGPQPVTALFAGNNRVTATVVRVLARSPRPVALVGFDDLELADLLSPGVTVVAQDAARLGRTAAERLFRRLDGVAEPPQRVELPTRLIVRGSGELPPTEG
- a CDS encoding DUF6986 family protein: MGQHGTVATTFASAVGERIGASLAGVDAELARRYPGDPGTRQPVHTVYVPADVFAADTVRFWGGRALAALDEHAPDAASLAAVLGLPEALAGPVHDRVRAKLEREPVEDLRIDFEDGYGPRPDDEEDAAAARAARLVAGMYEEGTAAPFMGIRMKCMEAAVRDRGIRTLDIFLTGLMEAGGLPEGLLLTLPKVTYAEQVAAMAELAGEFEKARGLEPGRIRFEIQIETTQAILGADGRATVARMIDAAGGRATSLHYGTFDYSAACGVGAAHQSPDHPVADHAKAVMQVAAAGTGVRVSDGSTNVLPVGPTPQVHAAWRLHHGLVRRSLTRAYYQGWDMHPGHLPTRYAAVYAFYREGLESAAARLDAYVNRSGGDILDEPATARALSGHLLRGLDCGAVDAAEVTALTGLSRDGLEGLAGRTG